A genomic segment from Pseudomonas sp. M30-35 encodes:
- the phnE gene encoding phosphonate ABC transporter, permease protein PhnE yields MRMHNYRWMVDTPESLRGWAGSAAMLLAVIVLLHWSASGAELSWGELAAGLPQIGDFLSRSMPPDLDILPRLVGPAVETLQIAIWGTLLGVIFAVPLAFLAARNLHSNRWVYQGTRQVLNVIRSINELILALVFVSAVGLGPFPGVLALALHGVGMLGKFFAESIEEIDQGPLEALRATGARPLQVIVFGVLPQVITSWIAVILYRFEVNLRSATVLGMVGAGGLGFELVSSLKLFKYPETATCIIVITLMVVAADMLSSRLRNAIQSNGRH; encoded by the coding sequence ATGCGTATGCACAATTATCGCTGGATGGTGGATACGCCCGAAAGCCTGCGTGGTTGGGCGGGTAGTGCGGCCATGTTGCTGGCTGTGATTGTTCTGCTGCACTGGAGTGCAAGTGGTGCGGAGCTCAGCTGGGGCGAGTTGGCTGCGGGCTTGCCGCAGATCGGCGATTTCTTAAGCCGTTCGATGCCGCCAGATTTAGATATTCTGCCCCGATTGGTCGGGCCAGCAGTGGAGACGCTGCAAATTGCTATATGGGGCACGTTACTCGGTGTCATCTTCGCCGTGCCGTTGGCGTTTCTTGCTGCCCGTAACCTGCATAGCAATCGCTGGGTGTATCAGGGTACTCGGCAAGTGCTCAATGTGATTCGCAGCATCAATGAGCTGATCCTCGCCTTGGTGTTTGTCTCGGCGGTCGGCCTGGGTCCGTTCCCCGGTGTGTTGGCGTTGGCTCTGCACGGCGTCGGCATGCTGGGCAAGTTTTTCGCCGAAAGTATCGAGGAGATCGATCAAGGCCCCCTCGAAGCATTACGTGCCACCGGCGCCCGTCCGTTGCAGGTGATTGTCTTCGGTGTGTTGCCACAGGTGATCACTTCCTGGATCGCAGTCATTCTCTATCGTTTTGAGGTCAACCTGCGTTCAGCCACCGTGCTGGGCATGGTCGGTGCTGGCGGTCTGGGCTTCGAGCTGGTGAGCAGCCTGAAACTGTTCAAGTATCCGGAAACAGCGACCTGCATCATCGTCATCACCCTGATGGTTGTTGCGGCAGACATGCTCTCAAGTCGGCTGCGAAACGCTATCCAGAGCAATGGCCGCCACTGA
- the phnC gene encoding phosphonate ABC transporter ATP-binding protein yields the protein MIRVSKLTKHYGDNPVLRGIDLQVGPGEFVVVLGQSGAGKSTLLRCMNRLAKADGGALQVAGIDALHARDERALRRQVAMIFQHHNVVPRLSVLKNVLTGRLASVSTLASVLQLFGRDDIELAHQCLRRVELGHKADERTDSLSGGQMQRVGIARALAQQPKVILADEPVASLDPKTARLVMQYLRDASRELGITVVCNLHQVEFAREFADRIVGLAHGRLVYDGDASGLDEATLQRIYPDAECIDGEPAAAHAPQLHYANGLGG from the coding sequence ATGATCAGGGTTAGTAAGCTTACCAAGCACTATGGCGACAATCCGGTGCTACGGGGCATTGATCTGCAGGTTGGGCCCGGGGAGTTCGTTGTTGTGCTCGGTCAGTCGGGTGCTGGTAAATCAACCTTGCTGCGTTGCATGAACCGCTTGGCCAAAGCCGACGGCGGGGCACTGCAAGTGGCTGGCATCGACGCTTTACATGCCCGCGATGAACGCGCACTGCGCCGTCAGGTGGCGATGATCTTCCAGCACCACAATGTGGTTCCGCGCCTGTCGGTGCTGAAGAACGTACTCACTGGGCGACTCGCTTCGGTGTCGACCTTGGCTTCGGTGTTGCAACTGTTTGGCCGCGACGACATTGAGTTGGCCCACCAATGCCTGCGCCGGGTGGAGTTGGGGCACAAGGCCGATGAGCGAACGGACTCGCTGTCCGGTGGGCAGATGCAAAGGGTCGGCATCGCCCGAGCACTGGCTCAGCAGCCCAAGGTGATACTGGCCGACGAACCGGTGGCCAGTCTCGACCCCAAAACTGCTCGGCTGGTTATGCAATACCTACGGGATGCCAGTCGCGAGCTGGGTATCACCGTGGTGTGCAACCTGCACCAAGTGGAATTCGCGCGTGAATTCGCGGACCGTATTGTGGGGCTGGCGCATGGCCGTTTGGTCTACGACGGTGATGCCAGTGGTCTTGATGAGGCCACCCTGCAGCGTATCTACCCCGACGCAGAATGCATCGATGGCGAACCCGCAGCAGCGCATGCGCCGCAGTTGCACTATGCCAATGGCCTGGGAGGCTGA
- a CDS encoding LysR substrate-binding domain-containing protein: MSNSKLRAFLAVARHGSFSAGARSLGLSQPTITTQVQALERQHNLELFHRRGRRAELSTVGRQLLPLAQQLIALEFEADGLLRDSGTLIRGQLRLGAVGPFHVIEMVDAYRRNYPQIDLSIRIGNSASVLADLENYVIEVGVLAGRHDSPAFYSMLYARHPVIVFAHHQHPLAQREKIRLSALQGQPMLYREQGSTTRLAFEKALAERDVSPRIVMEIGSREALREAVVRGIGLGVVSEAEYIADPQLRPIHIEDEPIHTETYLYCLAERKTSQMIETFFASADQARQQRPSRA, from the coding sequence ATGTCGAACAGTAAACTGCGCGCCTTTCTAGCCGTGGCACGTCATGGCAGCTTCAGCGCTGGCGCTCGCTCTCTAGGTCTCAGCCAACCGACCATCACCACTCAAGTGCAAGCACTTGAGCGCCAGCATAACCTCGAGCTATTTCATCGCCGGGGTCGCCGCGCCGAACTTTCCACCGTCGGCAGACAGCTACTTCCCCTCGCCCAACAACTCATCGCTCTGGAGTTTGAAGCCGATGGATTGCTCCGCGATTCGGGCACCCTCATTCGCGGCCAGTTACGACTTGGGGCTGTTGGTCCCTTTCACGTCATTGAGATGGTCGACGCCTATCGTCGCAATTACCCACAAATCGACTTGTCGATCCGTATCGGCAATTCTGCTTCGGTGCTGGCTGACCTTGAAAATTACGTTATTGAAGTTGGGGTTTTGGCAGGGCGGCACGACTCCCCTGCATTTTACTCCATGCTGTACGCACGCCATCCGGTGATTGTTTTCGCACATCACCAACACCCATTGGCGCAGCGCGAAAAAATTCGACTCAGCGCGCTGCAAGGGCAACCCATGTTGTACCGCGAGCAAGGCTCCACCACTCGGCTAGCTTTCGAGAAAGCGCTGGCTGAACGAGATGTATCACCGCGCATAGTGATGGAGATCGGCAGCCGCGAAGCCCTGCGCGAGGCGGTAGTAAGAGGTATAGGGCTGGGCGTGGTGTCGGAAGCGGAATATATTGCAGACCCGCAACTCAGGCCTATTCACATCGAAGACGAGCCAATACACACCGAGACCTATCTATACTGTTTAGCTGAACGTAAGACCAGCCAGATGATTGAGACTTTTTTCGCCAGTGCCGATCAAGCCAGACAACAAAGACCATCGCGCGCATAA
- the phnX gene encoding phosphonoacetaldehyde hydrolase, whose product MNYQQPTRLQAAILDWAGTVVDFGSFAPTQIFVEAFAEFNVQVSLEEARGPMGMGKWDHIRTLCNVPEIAERYRVAFGRTPTDADVTAIYERFMPLQIEKIAAHSALIPGALSAIASLRDKGLKIGTCSGYPAVVMAKVVELARGNGYVPDHVVATDEVPNGRPHPAQSLANVIALGISDVAACVKVDDTWPGILEGRSAGMWTVALTCSGNALGLTYEQFKNLPEDKLKQERARIGQMFEGSRPHYLIDTIAELPAVIDDINARLARGEMPQNA is encoded by the coding sequence ATGAACTACCAGCAACCAACCCGTCTGCAAGCCGCGATTCTCGACTGGGCTGGCACCGTCGTCGACTTTGGCTCCTTTGCGCCAACACAGATCTTTGTTGAAGCTTTCGCTGAGTTCAACGTGCAGGTTTCCCTTGAGGAAGCTCGCGGTCCGATGGGCATGGGCAAGTGGGATCACATCCGCACCTTGTGCAACGTTCCTGAGATTGCCGAACGCTACCGTGTTGCGTTTGGTCGCACGCCTACAGACGCTGATGTGACTGCCATCTACGAGCGCTTTATGCCCCTGCAGATAGAGAAGATCGCCGCGCATTCAGCGCTGATCCCCGGTGCGCTGAGCGCCATCGCCTCGCTGCGTGATAAGGGGCTGAAAATCGGCACCTGTTCCGGGTATCCGGCGGTGGTAATGGCCAAGGTGGTTGAGCTGGCCCGTGGCAATGGTTATGTCCCGGATCATGTAGTCGCGACCGATGAAGTGCCTAATGGCCGTCCGCATCCGGCTCAATCGCTGGCTAACGTGATCGCCCTTGGTATCAGTGACGTCGCTGCCTGTGTGAAAGTCGACGATACATGGCCGGGTATTCTCGAAGGCCGCAGCGCTGGCATGTGGACCGTAGCGCTGACCTGCTCAGGCAACGCATTGGGCCTGACGTATGAGCAGTTCAAGAACTTGCCCGAAGATAAACTGAAGCAGGAGCGTGCGCGTATCGGCCAGATGTTCGAAGGTTCGCGACCGCATTATCTGATCGACACCATCGCCGAGCTGCCAGCGGTGATCGATGACATCAACGCCCGTCTAGCTCGGGGCGAGATGCCGCAGAACGCTTGA
- a CDS encoding sensor domain-containing diguanylate cyclase: MAVDLQALYPKLIHLMLDTVFVVDRDNQIVFVSDACESLLGYRANELTGTAITNYMHPDDLAITKASIVRVMNGQPHIDFRNRYIRKDGSVVHILWAACWSEDVGARIGVARDITALWQAESELHFLAHHDPLTELANRSLFSERLESALRGARRHQNTLALLFIDINDFKVINDVHGHAAGDRVLRLIARRLKSSVRETDTVARMGGDEFTVLLTGIQSEEAVAAKVEQILALMAEPLDADFGAIMMPSCSIGVACYPADGEDADTLLSHADGEMYRIKKLRPAVR; the protein is encoded by the coding sequence ATGGCCGTTGACCTGCAAGCGCTCTATCCCAAACTGATTCATCTGATGCTGGACACCGTTTTCGTGGTCGACAGGGACAATCAGATTGTATTTGTCAGCGATGCCTGTGAGTCCCTGCTCGGCTATCGTGCCAACGAGTTGACCGGCACCGCGATCACCAACTATATGCATCCAGATGATTTGGCGATCACCAAAGCCTCGATCGTTCGCGTCATGAACGGTCAACCCCACATCGATTTCCGCAACCGTTATATCCGTAAGGATGGAAGTGTCGTACACATCCTCTGGGCGGCCTGTTGGTCCGAGGATGTCGGTGCAAGAATCGGTGTGGCGCGGGACATTACAGCCCTTTGGCAGGCAGAGTCGGAATTACATTTCCTTGCCCACCATGACCCGCTAACAGAATTGGCCAACCGCTCGCTTTTTAGCGAACGATTAGAATCCGCCCTGCGTGGAGCCCGCCGCCACCAGAACACTTTGGCTTTACTGTTTATAGATATCAATGACTTCAAAGTCATCAATGATGTCCATGGGCATGCAGCGGGTGATCGCGTATTGCGTTTGATCGCTCGGCGGCTGAAAAGCAGCGTACGCGAGACGGATACAGTCGCACGTATGGGCGGTGATGAATTCACGGTGCTATTGACGGGTATTCAATCTGAAGAGGCCGTTGCCGCTAAGGTGGAGCAAATCCTCGCGCTCATGGCCGAGCCGCTGGACGCTGACTTTGGGGCAATAATGATGCCGTCCTGCAGTATCGGCGTAGCCTGCTATCCCGCGGACGGTGAGGATGCCGATACCCTACTTAGCCATGCGGATGGCGAGATGTATCGGATAAAAAAACTGCGCCCTGCAGTTCGCTAG
- a CDS encoding ABC transporter substrate-binding protein: MKYSTLTLALLCLLLGSVVRAEQYKVVTEEWPPYNYQENNQLTGMTTEIVRAIMALTGDDFELLLLPSMRATHALNTWPKTIMFSMFRTAEREPLYKWVGPIVEESIHPYQLATAAQPVNSLEQLLRAPQITTRHAGLVPKMLQSLGFKNLDKSATESHQLYLMLLAGRTDIIIGDTDAGVAYFSRQLNIADGTLRQIPIELYRSSLYIAFSRDSDDTLVAAWASALEQLRKSGELKRIQRRYEEPTGQ; encoded by the coding sequence TTGAAATATTCGACACTAACTTTAGCGCTGCTCTGTCTGTTACTGGGCTCAGTTGTCAGGGCCGAGCAATACAAGGTAGTGACCGAAGAGTGGCCACCCTACAACTATCAAGAGAACAACCAGCTCACCGGGATGACCACGGAGATCGTTCGGGCCATCATGGCCCTGACCGGGGATGATTTTGAATTACTACTGCTGCCCAGTATGCGAGCCACCCACGCATTGAACACCTGGCCCAAGACCATCATGTTTTCAATGTTCCGCACGGCAGAGCGCGAACCGTTGTACAAGTGGGTCGGCCCAATCGTGGAGGAGTCCATTCACCCCTATCAACTGGCCACTGCGGCGCAGCCGGTAAACTCTCTGGAACAACTGCTGCGCGCACCACAGATCACCACCCGTCATGCTGGGCTTGTGCCCAAAATGCTGCAGTCGCTGGGTTTTAAAAACCTCGACAAAAGTGCAACCGAGAGCCATCAGCTCTACCTCATGTTGCTAGCCGGACGCACCGACATCATCATCGGCGACACTGATGCCGGGGTGGCTTACTTCAGCCGCCAACTCAACATCGCCGATGGCACGCTGCGCCAGATTCCCATTGAGCTTTATCGCTCATCACTGTACATCGCCTTCAGCCGTGACAGTGACGACACACTGGTAGCTGCTTGGGCCAGCGCACTTGAACAACTGCGCAAGTCGGGTGAGCTCAAACGCATCCAGCGCAGGTATGAAGAGCCCACCGGGCAATAA
- the psrA gene encoding iron-containing alcohol dehydrogenase PsrA → MPAQFYNPVATYFGGGSLGQIVALTEGQAVALVTFPEARALGLIDKIQTLLGDRLIHVIEDVQPNPDVAQLRATYQGFWQQAGHCQTVLAVGGGSVIDTAKALIVGTESGEFDELLALLASGKPFTPSRSKALIAAPTTAGTGSEVTPWATIWDSALQEKYSLHLPCTWPTAAIIDPDLMVTVPVGVTVSTGLDALSHALESIWNVNANPISDTFAISAIEDILDCLPRLQRNLTNRELRSRMALAALKAGLAFSNTKTALAHSISYQMTLRHGLPHGIACSFTLPYVLGLAWGKSTARDQTLQRIFGPDLAQAQAQLKTFLHRLDVKTEFADYGVTQVEAQQMIDHAMLGARGKNFIGSQAA, encoded by the coding sequence CTGCCAGCTCAATTCTATAACCCGGTCGCCACCTATTTTGGGGGGGGTAGTCTGGGCCAGATCGTTGCGTTGACCGAAGGGCAGGCGGTTGCATTGGTGACCTTTCCCGAAGCGCGCGCATTGGGCCTGATCGACAAGATTCAAACCTTGCTCGGCGACCGCCTGATTCATGTGATCGAAGATGTCCAGCCCAATCCAGATGTCGCTCAACTACGCGCTACATACCAAGGTTTCTGGCAACAGGCCGGCCACTGTCAAACCGTGTTGGCGGTTGGCGGCGGAAGCGTCATTGATACTGCCAAGGCGCTGATTGTCGGCACCGAGTCCGGCGAGTTCGATGAACTGCTGGCTCTGTTGGCCTCTGGCAAGCCCTTCACTCCATCGCGCAGCAAGGCATTGATTGCCGCACCAACCACCGCTGGCACCGGTAGCGAAGTTACTCCTTGGGCGACTATCTGGGACTCGGCGTTGCAGGAAAAGTACTCGCTACACCTGCCATGTACCTGGCCGACAGCGGCGATTATTGACCCGGACTTAATGGTGACAGTGCCGGTTGGCGTGACCGTTTCTACTGGGTTGGATGCACTTTCCCATGCGCTGGAGTCAATCTGGAACGTCAACGCCAACCCGATCTCAGACACCTTTGCGATCTCCGCCATTGAGGACATTCTCGATTGCCTGCCCCGATTGCAGCGCAATTTGACGAACCGCGAATTGCGCTCGCGCATGGCGTTGGCCGCTCTAAAAGCGGGGCTGGCTTTTTCCAATACCAAGACTGCATTGGCGCACTCAATCTCTTACCAGATGACCTTGCGTCACGGACTGCCTCACGGCATCGCCTGCTCCTTTACCTTGCCTTATGTTCTGGGGCTGGCCTGGGGCAAGAGCACTGCACGTGACCAGACTCTGCAGCGGATCTTCGGTCCGGATTTGGCTCAAGCTCAAGCGCAATTGAAAACGTTTCTGCATCGTCTCGATGTCAAAACCGAATTTGCCGATTACGGCGTAACGCAAGTTGAAGCACAGCAAATGATCGATCACGCCATGCTGGGTGCTCGCGGCAAGAATTTTATCGGTTCTCAAGCTGCCTGA
- a CDS encoding GFA family protein, whose amino-acid sequence MESFNAGCQCGNVRVVAVGQPYRVGICHCLDCRKHHGALFHASAIFPEDAVTVTGEAGEYQGRYFCPRCGSSVFSRTDDEVELNLGSLDEPDQLRPTYELWMLRRESWLPPFPLVRRYLRDRDGAGRTE is encoded by the coding sequence GTGGAGTCGTTCAACGCAGGATGCCAGTGCGGCAATGTTCGAGTTGTCGCAGTGGGCCAGCCATACCGAGTGGGCATTTGCCATTGTCTGGATTGCCGCAAGCACCACGGCGCACTGTTTCACGCCTCGGCAATATTCCCAGAGGATGCGGTAACCGTCACAGGTGAGGCCGGTGAATACCAGGGCAGGTACTTCTGCCCCCGCTGTGGCTCATCGGTATTTTCCCGCACCGATGACGAGGTTGAGCTGAACCTGGGCTCGCTGGATGAGCCTGACCAACTGCGGCCCACCTACGAATTATGGATGCTTCGACGTGAATCGTGGCTGCCGCCATTCCCACTGGTACGCCGCTACCTGCGTGACCGTGATGGAGCGGGAAGGACTGAGTGA
- the phnD gene encoding phosphonate ABC transporter substrate-binding protein has protein sequence MTTFRKLLCAFSVSLPLLASTHALAEPVLRIGLIPSEDSQSMIESSKQVLDQLQEGLGMPVKPFVASDYNGVIEALRSKKLDVAYLGPFSYVLANKMADAEAFAVAVTKKTGTSAYHSLIITRRDSNLKSLADLKDHTFAFVDPSSTSGHLFPKAGIEQAGYQPEKLFSRVMFSGSHDASILAVVNGKVDAAAVADRILASAISQGQIKPDDIQIVWTSPDIPESPMVWRKDLDPALKKKLVTALAQVKDVPWGDQGVLNGFQPTNDAAYDVVRDTAKVLDLDLSKMK, from the coding sequence ATGACTACCTTCCGCAAACTGCTTTGTGCCTTCAGTGTTTCTCTTCCGCTTCTCGCCAGCACTCACGCTTTGGCTGAGCCCGTCCTGCGTATAGGTTTGATTCCTTCCGAGGATTCGCAATCGATGATCGAAAGCAGTAAACAGGTGCTTGATCAGCTACAGGAGGGCTTGGGCATGCCAGTCAAACCGTTCGTGGCCAGCGATTACAACGGTGTGATTGAGGCCTTGCGTTCGAAAAAGCTGGATGTTGCCTACCTTGGGCCGTTCTCCTACGTGCTTGCCAACAAAATGGCTGATGCCGAAGCCTTCGCCGTTGCCGTGACCAAGAAGACGGGCACCAGCGCTTATCACAGCCTGATCATCACTCGCCGTGACAGCAACCTTAAGTCGCTGGCCGACCTCAAGGACCATACATTCGCCTTCGTCGATCCGAGTTCGACCTCTGGCCATCTGTTCCCTAAAGCCGGAATTGAGCAGGCAGGCTACCAGCCGGAGAAACTGTTCTCGCGGGTGATGTTTTCTGGCTCGCATGATGCCAGCATCCTCGCCGTTGTTAATGGCAAGGTTGATGCGGCTGCTGTTGCTGATCGTATTCTCGCCTCTGCGATCAGTCAGGGGCAGATCAAGCCAGACGATATCCAGATTGTATGGACCTCGCCTGACATTCCTGAGTCGCCGATGGTCTGGCGTAAGGATCTGGACCCAGCCTTGAAGAAGAAGCTGGTTACCGCATTGGCTCAGGTCAAGGATGTGCCTTGGGGTGACCAAGGTGTGCTCAACGGCTTCCAGCCAACCAACGACGCCGCCTACGATGTGGTCCGCGACACCGCCAAGGTGCTTGATCTCGACCTGAGCAAAATGAAATGA
- a CDS encoding glutathione S-transferase family protein translates to MKLYDLDASGNCYKVRLLASLANIELEVVAVDFLNGAHKKAPLLDLNPLGELPILEDGTQIIRDSQAILVYLAGVYGGLAWWPAHAQGQAEIVQWLSFAANEVGHSLCAARLVQKFGVELDKSAALEKSKVTLSLLDKHLEHNDWLAIGRPSIADCAVYPYVVLAPEGGVDLTPYTHIARWMSRVEALPGYLAKP, encoded by the coding sequence ATGAAACTTTACGATTTGGACGCGTCGGGCAATTGCTACAAAGTCAGACTTTTAGCGTCTTTGGCCAATATTGAGCTTGAAGTAGTTGCAGTGGATTTTCTAAACGGCGCGCACAAGAAAGCGCCATTATTAGATTTAAACCCACTGGGGGAGTTGCCGATCCTGGAAGACGGAACTCAGATCATTCGGGATTCGCAAGCCATTCTGGTTTATTTGGCGGGCGTGTACGGTGGTTTGGCCTGGTGGCCCGCGCATGCTCAAGGCCAAGCTGAGATCGTGCAATGGCTGTCTTTTGCGGCTAATGAGGTTGGTCACAGTCTTTGTGCGGCGCGTCTTGTACAGAAGTTTGGGGTCGAGTTGGACAAGTCGGCGGCGCTGGAAAAGTCGAAAGTGACGCTCTCGTTGCTCGATAAACACTTGGAACACAATGATTGGCTTGCGATTGGTCGCCCTTCAATTGCCGATTGTGCGGTCTACCCTTACGTCGTACTTGCCCCTGAAGGCGGGGTGGATCTTACGCCGTACACTCATATTGCACGTTGGATGAGCCGAGTGGAGGCTTTACCCGGTTATCTGGCCAAGCCCTGA
- a CDS encoding TonB-dependent siderophore receptor: MSTLPPLRSHTPFALRSSLAIRPLALAVHMLAAGAAFAAPAVMAAEQTESTEAASAVTLKPMEITGAAEPSAVTEDTHSYTTEAARTATPLSMSLRETPQSVSVVTQQRIEDQDLETILDVVNNATGVSVNRYETSRAQFNARGFELNSLMIDGVPTIYEQPWSSGEIFSSLAMYDRVEIVRGANGLMTGAGDPSASINLVRKRASSRDLKGSVKFSAGTWDTFGTEADVSTALNEAGTIRARLVGEVTDGDTWIDGNSKRSETVYGTMDIDLTPDTTLWFGLSNQENSEDSPMWGGLPVWYADGSRTNWSRSKSTSAGWSKWDTTYKTYFVNLDHTFANDWRVNLSYNRGERSGDSALLYLSGNPGRDGSSPMSSFPATYKTETTQDDYSIRFDGPFSLLGRKHDLAFGYIDSKQEFDADALVAQTGFGGVPNFDAYNGDFPEPIWGPRGDYGYSETRQKGLYAATRLNLADDLKLILGARESWYEQTSDDIYSEVSKVDVDHELTPYAGIVYDLNQYLSVYASYTEIFLPQSVRDSRGQQLEPIVGESSELGLKGEFFNGRLNASAAVFQIKQDNLGQSTGQLIDPTNPIGGYAYEASEGATSKGFELEVSGELATDWNASIGYTQFTAEDADDNDVNTLYPTKLLRTFTTYRLPGMFNKLTIGGGVNWQDSIHTYAVNPAGNSEKIEQDAYALVNLMARYEFTDNLSAQLNADNITDEKYFDIFDAYGALTYGAPRSFTASAKYRF, encoded by the coding sequence ATGTCCACCCTTCCTCCCTTGCGTTCACACACCCCATTTGCGCTGCGCTCATCTTTAGCGATCCGCCCCTTAGCTCTGGCAGTGCATATGCTTGCAGCCGGTGCGGCCTTTGCGGCTCCAGCCGTGATGGCAGCGGAGCAAACAGAGTCAACTGAGGCCGCGAGTGCTGTGACCCTGAAGCCGATGGAAATCACCGGTGCCGCCGAGCCGAGCGCAGTCACTGAGGACACTCACTCCTACACCACCGAAGCAGCACGCACCGCCACGCCGTTGAGCATGTCGCTGCGCGAGACGCCGCAGTCGGTCAGCGTAGTCACTCAGCAGCGCATTGAAGATCAGGACTTGGAAACCATCCTCGATGTGGTCAACAACGCCACCGGGGTGTCGGTCAACCGCTACGAGACCAGCCGAGCACAGTTCAACGCCCGCGGTTTTGAACTCAACTCGCTGATGATTGATGGCGTACCGACCATTTATGAGCAGCCATGGAGTTCCGGCGAGATTTTCAGCAGCCTGGCGATGTATGACCGCGTTGAAATCGTACGCGGTGCCAACGGCTTGATGACCGGTGCTGGCGATCCATCGGCGTCTATCAACCTGGTACGCAAGCGCGCCAGCAGCCGTGACCTGAAAGGCTCGGTAAAATTTAGCGCGGGCACATGGGATACCTTTGGTACCGAAGCGGATGTATCCACTGCGCTTAACGAGGCCGGCACTATTCGCGCACGCTTGGTAGGCGAAGTTACCGATGGCGACACCTGGATCGACGGTAACTCGAAGCGCAGCGAAACCGTGTACGGCACCATGGACATTGACCTGACGCCAGATACCACCTTGTGGTTCGGTCTGAGCAATCAGGAAAACAGCGAAGACTCACCGATGTGGGGTGGCTTGCCAGTCTGGTACGCCGACGGTAGCCGCACCAACTGGAGCCGCTCGAAATCGACCTCCGCAGGTTGGAGCAAATGGGACACGACCTACAAGACCTACTTCGTCAATCTTGACCACACTTTCGCCAACGATTGGCGGGTCAACCTTAGCTACAACCGTGGCGAGCGCAGCGGTGACTCTGCCCTGCTGTACCTGTCCGGCAACCCGGGCCGCGATGGCAGCAGCCCCATGTCCTCGTTCCCGGCGACCTATAAAACCGAGACCACGCAGGATGATTACAGCATCCGTTTCGATGGTCCGTTCTCGCTGTTGGGTCGTAAGCACGACTTGGCCTTCGGTTACATCGACAGCAAACAAGAGTTCGACGCTGACGCGCTCGTTGCACAAACTGGTTTTGGCGGAGTGCCTAACTTCGACGCCTACAACGGCGATTTCCCAGAGCCGATCTGGGGACCACGAGGTGATTATGGCTACAGCGAAACCCGCCAGAAGGGTCTGTATGCGGCGACTCGCCTGAACCTAGCCGACGATCTGAAGCTGATTCTTGGCGCGCGTGAAAGTTGGTACGAGCAGACCAGCGATGATATCTACTCGGAAGTGAGTAAGGTCGATGTTGATCACGAACTAACGCCTTACGCGGGCATCGTCTACGACCTCAATCAATACCTGTCGGTCTATGCCAGTTACACGGAAATTTTCCTGCCGCAATCCGTTCGCGACAGCAGAGGTCAACAGCTTGAGCCGATTGTCGGCGAGAGCAGCGAACTGGGCCTGAAGGGTGAGTTTTTCAATGGCCGCTTGAACGCCTCTGCGGCGGTATTCCAGATTAAACAAGACAACCTCGGCCAAAGCACCGGCCAATTGATTGACCCGACGAACCCGATTGGCGGCTACGCCTATGAGGCGAGTGAAGGCGCGACCAGCAAAGGCTTCGAACTGGAAGTGTCGGGCGAGTTGGCGACAGACTGGAATGCCTCGATTGGTTACACCCAGTTCACCGCTGAAGATGCCGATGACAATGACGTCAACACACTGTACCCGACCAAACTGTTGCGTACCTTCACCACTTACCGCCTGCCCGGCATGTTCAACAAGTTGACCATCGGCGGCGGCGTTAACTGGCAGGACAGCATCCACACCTATGCCGTCAATCCGGCGGGTAACTCAGAGAAGATCGAGCAAGATGCTTATGCGTTGGTCAATCTGATGGCGCGCTACGAGTTCACCGATAACCTCTCGGCCCAGTTGAATGCCGACAACATCACCGATGAAAAGTACTTCGATATTTTCGATGCCTACGGCGCCCTGACTTACGGTGCACCACGTAGCTTCACCGCTTCGGCGAAGTACCGCTTCTAA